The nucleotide sequence GAAGCCATGGGCCCGGACGGCGGTACGATAACGATAAATATACGTGCAAAAGAGAAAAATTTATACATTGAGTTTGTCGATACCGGATCAGGAATGACAGATGAAAGTAAAAGTCGGGTTTTCGAGCCGTTTTATACGACAAAAGAAAAGGGTACGGGTTTAGGTCTTTCTGTATGTTACGGTATTGTAAAAGCGCACGGGGGTGATTTGCGCTATGAGAGCACAAAAGAAGAAGGGGCGAAAGCAACGATAGTTTTACCGATACAATAATGTGCCTGGTATTTTACGGGTCTCGGAGAGCTGATATATGAATACAAATGAGGAGAGTATGAAAAAACACATATTAGTTGTTGATGACGAGAAAGAAATACGAGATATCCTGGAAACGTTCTTGGAAAAACACGGCTATACTGTTACCGCAACAGAAAACGGTGCTCAAGCGGTAGATATTATGGAGAGCACGAAAGTAGATTGTATGATATTGGATATGCGTATGCCGGAAACGAGCGGGCAAAGCGTTTTAAAGAAAATGGCCCAAAAGGGTATTGCGGTACCCGTTATAATTTTAACGGGGTCGCAGGATGTTTCTGGAAATTTTCTCGAAATACAGGAAATGGGATATGAGGATATTTTGTTTAAACCAATCGATTTAAATGTGATTTTGGAACTTATACAAAAGAAAATCGGGGAGTAGGTATGCTATGTCACAAAAAAAAGTTCTTATAGTTGATGATGAAGCAGAAATAAGAAATATTGTGAGCACTTTTTTGAGTAAAAAAGGTTTTGAAACAGTAGCGGTTGAAAGTGGCGTACTCGCGCTTTCTCTTTTGGGAAAAGAACGCTTTGATGTATTGGTAAGCGATATTAATATGCCTGCAATGGATGGTGTTGAGTTTTCACGCCGGGCAAAGAAGTTTAATCCCCGGCTTGCTGTTATACTTCTTACCGGATATGGATCGCTCGAAACCGCACAGGAATCTATTCGCATAGGTGTGGCAGATTATATGACAAAACCGGTTGATCTTGAGAAGCTTCTTGAATCTGTTAATAGCTGTATAAAGAGAATAGAAGAAGAAAAAACGGGTGATAGCTATAAAGAAGAGTTAGAAAAAGATCTTGAGGCTGATAAAAAGAAATTTGAAGACATGAAAGATGAAGTGATGTTATTAATTGGCCATGAGCTGAACACCCCGATATCAATCATATCTGCCGGTCTTAGTTATATTACCGATAAAATTGATTCTTCCGGAAAAGGG is from Candidatus Ancaeobacter aquaticus and encodes:
- a CDS encoding response regulator, which codes for MKKHILVVDDEKEIRDILETFLEKHGYTVTATENGAQAVDIMESTKVDCMILDMRMPETSGQSVLKKMAQKGIAVPVIILTGSQDVSGNFLEIQEMGYEDILFKPIDLNVILELIQKKIGE
- a CDS encoding response regulator; this encodes MSQKKVLIVDDEAEIRNIVSTFLSKKGFETVAVESGVLALSLLGKERFDVLVSDINMPAMDGVEFSRRAKKFNPRLAVILLTGYGSLETAQESIRIGVADYMTKPVDLEKLLESVNSCIKRIEEEKTGDSYKEELEKDLEADKKKFEDMKDEVMLLIGHELNTPISIISAGLSYITDKIDSSGKGRKSDAQTQKRILNSVENGRRRLITIVEDIVSYMNLARGKARIEKKEVVLNTLLTANSEGLNHVVTDGNGVLQFEIAKEDIEVIVDQDHFLDVVTRLVHNTVFHNREKVNVRLSLSSIMKEDKKYARIEIRDDGKGMDEGILKNIFEPFNVSDIMHHTKGLGLSMAMCKVIVESHDGAI